The Saprospiraceae bacterium genomic interval GATGGTAAGTGAGGACATTCCTCAACATGCTGATATCATTGTACGGAGCATACAACACCCAATCTTCTTCTTCGGGCATACCCAAAATAGATGCATCGAGATCTTCGCCGGTCGTGCTGTCTCTCAACTCCAGTCCATATTGCTTTTGCGGATAAAACTGAGAGCTGTTTCCCCGGATCTCAATAGCAATGAAGTTGTTGTAATTAAAATTTTTGTCGGTTACCTTGTTTATTTTGCCGCGCTCATTATCGATGATTTTCATATGCGCCAGAATTTTAGGTTCATTGACTATGGTCTTGCCACGAGTATCAATAATGCAGATGGGCAGGTTGGAAGAATCGAGCCTGACGACCTGGGCATGTATGGAAAAACTGAATAAACAAATAGCCATTATGGATTTGGCGAGCAGAGTTTTCATTTTCAAACTTTATAAATCAAAAGTAGGATTTATTATGCAATTTCTATGAATAGTAGGATATTGCAGTTGACTTGGAGTAAATGCATGAATTTTCTATGGATGATTGTAAAATAAGTTCATGTCGGAATGTGCTGATTCCCCCTCGTTGCCCTTTGTATCAAATATTGCAAATTTTTTAACTAAACCTATGTTTAATCTATTTACAGTTTTAGGATTGCTCGTTATTTTCGGCCTTATTTTCATGAGCTGCCAATCGAAAAGCCATTCCAAATCAAAAGCAAAGGATACCGGAGAATTTACCATTAAAGGGAATCAGGTGTTTTTTGAGGATACTGAAATATCCGGCATGGACGGAGCTACTTTTCGCATTTTAGATGACTATTATGCCAGAGATTCAGTAGCTGTGATCTGGTATGAAACCTATCGCAAAAGCAGCGATTATTTTACCAGCAAGAATATCAGAATCAAAAAACTGGAAGGGGTAAATCCGGATCAATTTCAGGTATTGGGTTATGGTTATGGCAAAGATCCCTTTAAGTTATTTCTTAACGGCGAGCAAGCGGAGATTCATGATCTGATTAGCTTTCGGCTTGTAAACGATATTTTTTATGCAGACAAAGATTTTGTGTACGCCTACCATAAAAAGTTGGAAGGGCTGGACGGACCTACATTTGAGATGGCCCAATCACATTACGCAAAAGATAAAAATCACTATTACTTTATCCAAAATGAAGCAGAAGGTAAAAAGCAGCTTCAAAAAATAGATTGCGATGAGCACACATTTAAAATCCTGGATTATCCCTATGCCGTGGATCAGGAGAAAGTGTTTTATAAAGATCAGCCAATTCCCGGATTAAGACCTTCGGGATTAAAGTTATTGGGTCATGGCTATGTATCTGACGGCTCGGCGGTTTATTTTGAAAAAGTGCAAATTAAAGAAGCTGACGCAGTTAGTTTTTCAGTGTTTGCTGAAAACGATAATTTTCTGGGTAATTTCGTACTGGCCAAAGATAAGAATCATGTATATCTTCAAAACAAGATTCACAAGCTCGTGGATGCTTCTTCTTTTCAAATTCTCAACGATGCTTACAATAAGGATGCGAAGCATGTTTTCTATCGGGATAAAATTGTAACTGGCGCAGATCCTGCAACATTCGAGGTCTTTCCGCATGCGATGGGCGATGCGGATGCACGAGACAGCCGGTACCATTATTTTGAAGGCGAACGAGTTTCCAAAAGAGAGGATTGATCCATATGTTAAAATAAAATGCTGGGAGAGGACCTGACGAGAATTGTGAATTATGAACAGGGCAAATGAATTTACAGAACCGGTGACCGTGAGAAGAGTGAGTTCTTCAGAACTTGAGCAGCTCAGCGAAATCAGCAGAAAGACTTTCCTGGATAGCTTTGGGGATTTGAATACTAAAGAGAATATGGACCTCTATCTCGATAAAGCCATGCGTATTGACGTATTGGCTCAGGAGTTGGAAAACGCCCAATCTGAGTTTTATTTTTCTCTGCTCGGGGATTTGATTTGTGGATATTTAAAATTGAATTATGGAGATGCACAAACTGAATTTAAAGGGAGAAATTCCGTTGAAATCGAACGGATTTATGTTTTAAAGGAATTCCAGGGCAGGAAGATAGGTCAGGTATTTGTGGATTTAGCCATTCAAAAAGCAAAATCCAATCATGCAGAATTTTTATGGTTAGGGGTTTGGGAGAAGAATATCAGAGCTATTGATTTTTATAAGCGTCAAGGATTCCATCTCTTCGGCGAACATGACTTTTATTTAGGCAAGGAGAAGCAGACAGATTTGTTGTTGAAATTATTTTGGTGAAAATATTTTTAAAATACATAGTGGTTTAGGCCAGAGTGGTGGCCGTGGACCCTGTTCATTTAATAAAAGTATATGAATTATTCAAGAGCTATTGCAAAGCATTTTCGCGACGTTTTTTTTGGTGGAAACTGGACCTGTGTCAATTACAAAGATGTGCTGCAAGATGTGAATTGGGAACAAGCCAACAAGCAGATATTTCAATGCAATTCTATTGCAGTTTTGGTGTATCACGTAGACTATTACATACGTGCGCAGCTCGATATCTTAAGTGGAAGACCTTTAACATCCAAGGATGCAGAGAGTTTTAAGTTGCCCGGGATCCAAGGTCCACAGGATTGGGAAGATTTACTGGCAGGCACCTGGAAAAACGTAGAGGAGTGGATTGAAAAAGTTGAACAATTGCCCGATTCTGAGCTGAACCATGTTTGTGTCGATGAGAAGTATGGCAACTATTACCGGAATTTGCACGGTATTATCGAGCACACGCATTATCATTTGGGCCAGATCGTTTTGATTAAAAAAATAATCAGCCTGAAGGATGAACGAGCTATTGAAAATTCTGAATAGATTTACTAAAATTTGTGCCTTATGCGTTTTACCCTTGCAATTTCTGAAGACAGGACTACTTTTCAGAAAAATTATTGGCTGTGGACTTTTTTGGCTTTGTTTATCATCCTTTGGGCCAATACCTTATTGGGTACAACGGATATCCATAACTGGCTGCTTGAAAATACGCTGACGTTCATCTGTTTTGGTTTGTTGATCTACACTTATAAAAAATACAAATTCAGCGATCTGAGTTACTTGCTTATTTTTTTGTACCTGTGTCTTCATGTTTATGGCTCCAAATATACCTATGCAGAAAATCCACTGGGTTATTGGCTGCAGGATCTGTTTGATGCGGAGAGGAATCACTACGACCGGATTGTCCATTTTAGTTTCGGTTTTTTACTGGCTTATCCTGTGCGCGAGATGTTTCTTGTGGCTTTAAAATATCCGAAATGGGTGGCCTGGCTATTGCCCATCGAGATGACCTTATCCATCAGTGGATTGTACGAACTCATCGAATGGGCAGTTGCAGATTTATTTTTTCCCGCGCAAGGCATGGCTTATCTTGGGACACAGGGAGATATCTGGGATGCTCAGAAAGATATTTTCCTGGCATTTTCAGGAGCTTTATTAGCGACCACGATCGTTTCCGTGTTGAAAAAATATTTAAAAATTTATGGCAAGGATGGGCAATGAGTTTTTCGAATGTTTTCTTTAAGAATAGACCTGGCCCGTGAGTGAAAATATAGGGGAGAAGATGAAGCTGAGGCCTGCAAGATTGGATGAGAAAAATAAAATTTTCAATTGGCTAACCCAGTCCGATCTGACTCAGGAGATGATGGGTGTGCCCAATTACCCCGATTGCCCTGTTCCGGGATGGGAAGAATTTGATCAGGACTACAAGGATTATTATTTTGAGGATGCAAGTCCTTCTGAGGGAAGGTGTTTTATCATTCAATATGCGGATCAGGAGATCGGACAAATCAATTACAACAAAGTGGATTTGATAAACGGTTCGACGGAACTCGACATCTGGTTATGCGACAGCAGGTATACCGGAATGGGACTGGGACTGGAAGCCATCAACTTGTTGGTTGAATATTTACGCGCCGCATTATTATGCCGGATATTTTTCATGGCTCCTTCTCTTCGAAATGATAGAGCCATCAAAGCTTATCAGAAAGCAGGTTTTAAAGTTGCGGATGAATTCCCTGATGATTTTCATCCGGATTATAAAGATGCTGTGCTTATGGTGAAGATCATTGAATAATATTTTTAAAAAAACCAATCGCGGATTTATAAATGAAAGGAAATGAAAAGTAAGGTACGTAAAGAATGCAAAGAAGATTTTGAACAGGTTTATCAACTTTATCTTTCTGCCTTTGGCCAAAAGAATGAAGCCGATCTGGTCAATGCACTGCGGATTTCTGCAGGATTTATTCCCGATCTTTCGTTGGTTGCAGAAGTAGACCAATCGATCGTTGGTCATATTTTGTTTACGCGGATTGAAATCAGGGATGCGACGAACCAAATCCACGAAACGCTTGCATTGGCACCTATGGCTGTGCTACCGGCGTTTCAAAAAAAGGGAATCGGGAGTGCATTAGTCAGATTCGGTTTGCTCAGAGCCGGAGAGCTCCATTATAAATCAGCGATCGTTTTGGGCCACAAGCATTTTTACCCGCGATTTGGCTTTGTTCCGGCAAGTCGCTGGAAAATTAAAGCACCCTTTGATGTGGAAGATGAGGTTTTCATGGCGATGGAATTATCAGATGCTGGATTAAATGGCATTTCGGGAACAGTCATCTATCCGCAGGAATTTTATGATTTTGGATAAAATCTAATTTTTAGATGTAAGTACGCGTCGTGTGAGAAATTAATTTGCTGCGTTCCGTATTTTCTTCGGATTTTGCGAGCGCATATGGAGTTGCATTTGGAAACTGCTCGTTTTATTTTGAGGGATATCCGTCCGGAAGATCTCGAAGGATTTTATGAACTGGACTCGGATCCCGAAGTGCACCGCTATCTTGGTAATTGTCCTGTAACAGATAAAGAACAATTGTCGAAAGTCATCGAATCCATTCGAAAACAATATCTCGATCATGGCATTGGCCGCTGGGCAGTGATTGAAAAAACCTCTGGTAAATTCATAGGTTGGTGCGGATTAAAATGGGTTACGGACACACTCAACGGACATCAAAATTATCACGATCTCGGATACCGCATTGTCAGAAGCTCCTGGGGTAAGGGAGTTGCCACTGAATGTGCATCGGCCACACTTGAATACGGATTCCATGAAATGGGCCTGAAAAAAATTTACGCAGCCGTGCATCTGGAAAATCTGGCTTCGCAAAAAGTCCTGGAGAATACCGGATTTCGAAAAATGAATGCCTTTGAATGCGATTCGGAACCGCATTGGTGGTATCAATTGGGCCTGGAAGATTGGGAAAGAACCCATTAAGACCAAATCTTTCGGAATCCACCAAAAATGAATTGAATAATTTTCACTTATAATTTCCAACTCAACGTAAGATCGCTACGCTTTTGAACAGCCGCAATCTGAACGCGAAGTGGAATGGTTGGGTTATAAAAGGATAATGATTTCAGCCTGATAATTTAAGAGCTTGGGAATCAGACTCCTGGTTGCTTGCAAGCCAGGGCTATCTGCAAGGGAAGTCGAAAACCTCAAATTGATCCCTTTCGGAGCTTAGAATCGGGTTTTGAATTTCTAATGAGTTTCAAAATTGTACCGCTTATCTTTGATTGGTTTAAAGTTAAAATAGCTTGCAGTATTTCTATGATCTCTTTTAAGTGTCATACATGGCATATACATGTTTTCAAAATATTTGAGAGACGATTCTCCCTGTCTGTTATTTTTCAAATAGTCCTGATTGCGCTATTCGGAGTGAATCTATGTGCACAGAAGCAAGGCGCGTATGCCTTGCATTCGGAAACGCTGGATTCTGTATATCATTATCTAAATGGATTGGATAGTGCAAAGGCCATGATCGAGCTCGACGCTTTGTATCAATCCAGTTTGGAAACGACGGATCCGGATTATATTTTTTTGGTAAGATTGTTAAGTATGAATTATCTGGTCGAAAAAGATTTATACTCCGACAGTCTTCAGAGTTTGATCCATCAAGCCCTGGATGAGGCACAACTGCATCATAATGAGTTTCTTCGGGCAGACATCCTGCAAATTGCAGGAAATTATTATTGGAAGAAGAAATCTTATGCACAATCCCTGGAATATTATTTATACGGTAACCGCATTTACGATGATTTCCAACTTTCAGAATTCCCCAGAAAATTACTGTACTTAAGAGAATTGGCATCTAAATTTTATTTTTTTACCGATTACGTTACGGCCAAACAATATTTATTGCAATTTTATACGATATTACCCAGAGACCGATGGAAAGAAAATATTTCTCCAATCAACACTTTGGGTCTGTGTTACAGCAACCTCCAGGTATATGATTCATCAGAGTACTTCTTCAACAAAGCTGAAGAAATGGCGAAGATTTACAATGACGAAGAATGGATTGGCATCATTGCCGGAAATAAAGCAGATATCTACTACAAACAAGGCATGTTGGAAAAGGCATTGCCATTATTTGAGAAAGATGTAGAAATAAGTTTAGAGCGGGGATCCAATTTAAGTGCTGCGCTTTCTCTGGCTACTTGTGGGTCTATATACATTTCTTTTGGGCAAATGGAGCGGGCCATGGATTGCATTTTACAAGCAAAGCAAATTATCCACAATAAAATTAACCGATCGAATACTCTGGTCCGTGCAAAAGTTTATCCTATCATGGCCAAAGTATTTTCAGAGAGAGGGATGACCAAAGAAGCCTATTTGTACCTCGATTCGGCAAACGCAGCTAAAGATACATTGACCCGGCAGAAAAGCTTGTTATATCTGATGGGGGCGCGCAATAAAGTGGAGGCAGAAAAACATCTCGACGAACTCCGCAAGAAAGAGGCAGAAGTGAATGAACAAAAGCTAATCAGAAATGGCTGGATTGCGGGTTCAGTTCTGTTGATGTTATTTGCCGGAGTATTTTTTATTCAGCGCAACCGGATCAAAAAAGAAAAACTCCGCACCGATGAATTGCTGCTCAATATTTTGCCATCCGAAGTGGCCGAAGAATTAAAAGAAAAGGGGAGTGCGGAAGCGAGACAATACGAGGAAGTCACCGTGATGTTTACAGATTTTAAGGACTTTACAAAAATTTCTGAAAATCTCACTCCTAAACAACTTGTTGAAGATATTCATTCGTATTTCGAAGCTTTTGACAGGATTATTTCCAAATATCCCATCGAAAAAATTAAGACCATTGGAGATAGTTACATGTGTGCCGGTGGATTGCCTGCGGCAAACAACACCCATGCTTTAGATGTGGTCAATGCAGCCTGGGACCTCCAGCAGTATATGCACAAATGCAAAAGAGACGGGAAAGATCTTTACGATATCAGGATTGGAATTCATACAGGTCCCGTCGTTGCAGGCATTGTGGGAGTGATGAAATTCGCTTATGACATTTGGGGCGACACCGTGAATACCGCTTCCCGGCTTGAAACCGCCGGAGAGGCTGGTAAAATAAATATCAGCGGCGCTACCTATGAACAGGTTAAAGGCCATTTCAAATGCAGTTACCGGGGTAAAGTGTCCGCTAAGCACAAAGGAGAAATTGATATGTATTTTGTAGATGAAAAAAATTTATAGGCAACACGAAGTGGCCAGCTTTTGATTACTATGTTCAGTTTCAAAAATATCACCGGATTTAATTTGCACAATTTGCGGGATAACTTTAAATGTGGAATGCAATGAAACCCATTTGGGAATTGTATTTCAGTGTCTTAAGGTATCCGCAACTTGTATTGCAGGATTTGATGAACAGGCCCAATAAATTAGTACTTGGATTTAAGTTCTTATCCATTCCCATCGGTTTTTATACACTCATGAGCCTGTTGCTTGTGACCAGTGGTGAAATTCCGGATGTGTTCACTTCCGTTTTAAAGATGAGTACGTTGAAGTATTTTCCTTTGAGTATTTTAATGTTCCTTACAGGATTGATGTTGGCCTGGCTTGCTGCGTATTTTGCCTTGCACCAGCTGGCAAGCTGTTTAAAACCGCAGGCGGGTTTCGAAACGGGTCTTTTGCTTCTTGCCTTTAGCATCAGCACAGCGATGTACGTGGCACTTATTCATGATTTGCCCGTAAGTTTATGGGTTGCGATGGGAAATTTTAATGTAATGCAGGATTCAATTACAGGAGGGGCAGTTTCAGTTCAAGCAATTGTGGTTTGGTGTTTTGAGGGCTTATACCATTTGGCGTTCTTTGTTCTTTTTCCGCTGTCGGTGAAATGCATCTATCAATTAAATACAGAGCGCTGTATCGGAATAGGCTTCATCTCTGTTGTGGTTTTTAAGGTCGTTTATTTGGCTTGTACAAGTGTCTAGAGATTTTGAACGGCCCCAAATTGGCATACATTGGTCTTGTTTAAACACTCCGTTTGACAATACACTGGATGGCCATAGAAGTATGAACAATGATGTTAGATCTTTATTAAATCCAAATAAAATAATTGATTTCTAAATGAAAAGCGCATTCATGGTTCGTAAAATAGGATGGTTAATGTTATTAGTATCCATCATCGAAAAATCCACATCGCAGGATACTCCAAAAATTGAATTTGCAAATGAAGCGCTGCATGGTTTTCACAATTTAAGAGACTTTGCTATGTCAGACAAGCAGGATGAAATTTACTTTACAATCCAATCGCCGATGGAGGAGATTTCACAAATTGCTTTTATGAAACGGGAGCACGGGAAGTGGACTGCACCGCAGTTGTTGCATTTTTCTGATGTATGGTCCGATATGGAGCCCTTTCTGTCTCCCGATCAGCTAAGGCTTTATTTTGTATCCAACAGGCCACTGAACGACACGTCAAAAAATGCAAAGGATTACGACATCTGGTACATCGAGCGAACAGGAATCAATGCACCCTGGTCCCATCCCCGTAATCTGGGTGGACCCGTCAATACAAGTGATGATGAATTTTATCCAACAGTATCTGAACATGGTCATCTGTGCTTCACATCTGCCCGGAAGCAGGGAATGGGCAAGGATGATATTTATATAGCCAAATGGAATGGTCAATTTTACGATTCGCCACAACTGCTCGACAGCAGTATCAACAGCAGCGGTTATGAGTTCAATGCGTTTCTTTCGCGAAAGGAAGATTTTATCATTTATACGAAATACAATGCCCCAGGAGGATTAGGAAGTGGAGATTTGTACATTTCGTTCAGAGGCTCTTCAGATCAATGGAGTGCGGCTGTTAGTTTAGGTCCAACTGTCAATACCAAATCCATGGAGTATTGTCCCTATTACGACGAAAAAAACGGGATCCTGTATTTTACGAGTCGTCGAAGCCATGTGAAACCTAAGAAATTTAAAGACATCGATGATTTTCAAAAAACAATTCAGCAAAGCGAAAATGGGCTCAGTAAAATCTATAAGATCAATCTGAATTTGAACAAATAAAACAGGAGAGGAAAAAATCTGAAAGTTTTTTAAACTTTTTGTCCGAATGCGTATTAATTGTTGGAGTTCGAAGTATTTCAAGTGTTTGGGTAAAGCCGGATAGAAATTCAAATCAAAAAATAAATTTTTTAATTTTAGTATCTCTACAAAATAAGCATCAAATGAAATGTCCAACATGCAATGTAAATTTAATGATGACCGACCGCAATGGTGTTGAAATTGACTATTGTCCGGATTGCAGAGGCGTCTGGCTGGACCGGGGCGAACTCGACAAAATCATCGAACGGACTTTGCAAGCCGAATCGGGCCATAAAACTCAACAGCCTCAAAGGCCTCATGATCCCTATTATGATAAAAGACACGACGACGACAAACATTACGATTATAAACGAAAAAAGAAGGACTCCTTCTTAGGTGACTTATTCGACTTTTAGATTGAGGATAGTCCTGTTACAAGCCGCCATTCTTCTATTCTAAGTATATTTTCTTACATTTGCGGGCTTAAAGGCTTTGCCTTTCCATAGAAATAATTTGCACTGCATTCAGGCAAGTTTTAATTTTTTTTTTTTTTTTTTGACCTTTCATTTATTATTCGCGATGAGTCTTTCTCCCAATCTATTGACCAGAAGTCAGCAACGTTGTGAACTTTGCAGTGAACCTGCTGAAAATTTCGGGACTCAGGCAGTTCCCGGAAGACCGGATGATTCCGATGATGCGCTCGTTGTGGTTTGTTCCACATGCCGGGAAAACATAAGTAACATCCATGAAGCGGATCCCAACTATTTTCGGTTTTTAACCGGTAGTGTATGGAGTGAAATTCCTTCCGTCAAAGTGCTTTCATATAATTTATTGCTGAAATTAAAGGACCAGGATTGGGCGCAATTGGCCATTGATGGTGCTTATCTTACTGAAGAGGAATTAACCTGGGCGCTTGCAGAAAGCGAAGCTCAGGCGAACGAAGTGGTGCATAAGGATGCATATGGAATGGTATTAAACAGTGGCGATACCGTTTTCCTGACAGAAAGTTTAAACGTAAAAGGTTCAAATATTATGGCTGCAAAGGGAACCAAAGTAGCCAAGATCAAGCTGGTACCCGATAATGCAGAACAAATTGAAGGTAAAATCGAAGGAAGTACCATAGTCATTCTGACGAAATTCGTTCGCAAGGCAAATGCCTGAATTTTTATTCAATAAAATTGTCTTCATTGGAATTCCATGAAAAAGAAAATGCCCAGGACACAGCCGAAGTAGTTCTGGAAACTCAGCGCCTGCTGCTCAGACGGCTTACATTTTCGGATGCTCCATTTCTGATTGAATTGCTCAACAGTCCCGGATGGCTTCAATACATCGGCGATAAAAATGTAAAAACAGAGGAGCAGGCAATAGGGTATCTTCAAAATGGTCCACTCAAAAGTTATGCGGAACATGGTTTTGGTTTGTATTTGGTCGTGCGTAAGGAGTCTCAGGTTTCTATAGGAATCTGTGGTCTACTGAAGAGGGAAACGCTGGATTGGCCGGATCTCGGCTTTGCATTTTTATCGGAATTTCAGGGTTTAGGATTTGCTTTTGAAAGTGCTGTAGCCGTGGTTCAATTTGGAATGCAGCAATTGCATATGCATGAAATGGCAGCCATCACCAAGCCGGATAACCTCAGTTCAAAACGCTTGTTGGAAAAATTGGGTTTTCAACGCGAAGGTTCGATTGCCATGCATGGAACTCCTGATCCATTGCTCTTGTATAAAATTTCAGCGGTCAACACAATTTAGTATTTTTGAGCTTGATTGTCCGATTGATAAACATGGGTTGTTCTGTGAAAAAAGTACTGAATTTATGGTGTTCTATTGCAATTTCAGCACTTTATTTGGCTGCAGTCCTGTTTTCAGGCCCACCTCAGGTGGCTCATCAGCATTTTACTTTACCCAACGAGCAAACCAATACCTATCTAACCAGTGTCAGTTACCATGCCATAAATCCGGCAACAGAAAATCAGAACAGTTTTGCAGGCATTAAGAAAACTTTTGAGACCAGGGTAAATCCTTCCGTTTCAGAAATCAGAGGATTTGTAATATTTCCATCACCTGTTTTAACTCAAACTTTTAAATCCGGATATTTATATACCACCACATTTATGGTAAAACTCCGGACATCCAGATTGATATTTCCCTATCATTTTTTCTGGTAATACGGCCCTTTTGTATCTTTTTTGAGGGTGCAGCCCATTTCATGACGACCAGCTGTGTATATTTTTTAATACCCGGATTTGCACACGGGTTCAGGTATGAATTTATAAATGTGAGCACAGCGAATGGTCAGTGATTTCTGGATGCATGCTGAATTTTAAAATTTCAAACTTGACACTTCCGTGTCAGGGCATTTTATCAATTATTCTTAAAATTATCTATAATGGATTTCAATTCAATTCTCATTGCTGTATTGCTGGTTTCTATCATCTTATTACCTTTTTTACTGAGCCGAAGAAGCCGGAAAAAGAGGGAAAAAAAATTCAAACTCCAAATAGAGGAGCTGGCCGGACAATTTCATTGTGAATTACACACTTCTGAAATTTGTGGAGATTATATCATTGGTTATGACGAGCGTAAAAAATTTATATTTTTTGTAAATCTCAAGGATCTGGAATATCAAAAGCAGGCAGTGAACCTTGCAGACGTGGCAGATTGTAAAATTATCAAGTCTTTCAGGGAAGCATCAACGGGCAATCCGGGATTTAAGGTTCCGGTCAGATTGGAATTGACTTTTATACCAAAACAAAAGGGACTTGAAGAAATCCGATTTGAGTTTTACAATTTTGATCGCAGCCCCCAATTGAGTGGTGAACTTCAATCTATCGAACATTGGGCTTCATTCCTCCATTCAAAATTGGGCTAAGCAAAGAAATCACGAGCCCTGTGAGAAATGACGCAGGGCTCTTTGCTATAATTTTGTATTTTCGCTGATGTAGCCAGGCGTGACTTAAAGGCAAGTACGTAAGGACATGCGTTTGGATGGGTTGGCTGGCATTTATAGTTTTTCAGCTCTTATTTTTTGTGTTCAATAGATAATTCGAGGAGATGATGAAAATTGCAGGGCTCATTGTAATCGTTGTACATGCTTTCATACATTTCATTGGATTCGCAAAGGCGTTTCAATGGGGTCAGGTGACTCAGATTGCAAAGGAGATTTCAAAACCTGTTGGAATTTTATGGTTGCTGGCTGGAATATTATTTATTCTCGCTGCGTTTTTCCTGTATTTAAAAACGCAGTTTTGGTGGATGCCGGGACTCATTGCTGTTCTGATATCCCAAGGGCTCATTGTTTTTTATTGGAGCGACGCTAAATACGGTACACTGGCCAATGTGCTGATTCTTTTCATGACCCTTGCCGGTCTATTTGGCTGGAAATTCAACCGAAGTTTTCTTGAGGATGTAAATATTGAATTAAAAAACGTTGCGAAGAAGTATGCGGATCTTTTAACCGAGGGTGATCTGGCAGGACTTCCTGTGCCAGTGCAGAATTATTTGCGTTATACACAATGTCTGGGTAAACCTAAAGTCCAAAATTTTAAAGTTTTGTTTTCGGGGCAGATCCGGAAAAACGAAGCATCGGACTGGATGTTTTTGCATACAAGCCAATACAATACGTTAGAACATGCATCGCGTTTATTTTATATGAATGCAGTCATGAAGCAATTACCGGTGGCGGGATACCACAGATACAAAGATCGAAAGGCATTTATGGATATTCGGTTGTTGTCGATGTTTCGTGTTCAATATTTAGATGGTAATGAAATGGATCTCGCAGAAACCGTCACTTTTTTTAACGATATGTGTG includes:
- a CDS encoding SdpI family protein codes for the protein MMKIAGLIVIVVHAFIHFIGFAKAFQWGQVTQIAKEISKPVGILWLLAGILFILAAFFLYLKTQFWWMPGLIAVLISQGLIVFYWSDAKYGTLANVLILFMTLAGLFGWKFNRSFLEDVNIELKNVAKKYADLLTEGDLAGLPVPVQNYLRYTQCLGKPKVQNFKVLFSGQIRKNEASDWMFLHTSQYNTLEHASRLFYMNAVMKQLPVAGYHRYKDRKAFMDIRLLSMFRVQYLDGNEMDLAETVTFFNDMCVLAPASLIDKRIRWLTTDGNRVNARFTNGDLSVTAWLYFNDEGQLVNFSSEDRYNADAGKKMPWSTPLYEYRDYHGYNLASKAEAIYHYAEGPVVYGNFTLVDVNYNVEKAE